A window from Camelus bactrianus isolate YW-2024 breed Bactrian camel unplaced genomic scaffold, ASM4877302v1 HiC_scaffold_34, whole genome shotgun sequence encodes these proteins:
- the LOC141576783 gene encoding uncharacterized protein LOC141576783 isoform X3: protein MSCDPVDAQHPPAEETDCLRYMKGEDTYYPHGAQVGLGVCCLYSRWARVSLGIPVPEFLQYTRCLFPNLQNWNDVNHPAVHSMVHPRLELSGSKSISEGTYLKRNGFPDSEGQRKHQPGLEKENSISEPVLGDLTEITLVAQASDREHVPSCSQPQTSTDASYTGKDPGLGGRWPPEIRQMLDSR from the exons atgtcctgtgacccagtggatgctcagcac cctccagctgaagaaacagattgccttaggtacatgaaaggtgaggacacctactatccccatggagcccaggtggggctgggagtctgctgtttgtacagccggtgggctcgtgtttctttgggcatccctgtgcctgaattcctgcagtacactcggtg cctgtttcctaatctgcaaaactggaatgatgttaaccatcccgcag tgcattccatggtgcatcctcgcctagaattgagtggaagcaagtccatctcagaagggacatacctgaagagaaatggctttccagactctgaagggcagagaaagcaccagcctgggttagagaaag agaacagcatctctgagcccgtcctgggtgacctcacagagatcaccctagtggcccaggctagtgaccgggaacatgtaccttcctgcagccaaccccagacgtccactgatgcatcatatactggcaaagat cctggcctgggggggcgttggccgccggagattcgccagatgttggactccag